A region from the Streptomyces sp. 3214.6 genome encodes:
- a CDS encoding ABC transporter permease — MNRFFDIPSDLQHDWFGLIGLHLREALLPVLGGLLLALPLAQLCVRLRWLYPPVLWVTTVLYAIPSLAFFVVLIDYTGQTELTVMIPLTVYTLVVLVPAIVDGVRSVPQETLAAATAMGFGPVRRYIQVQLPIAVPAIIAGLRVATVSSISLVSVGMLIGNQGALGNLLHDAQIYNRPELAWNSVITSAALAVLADALLVVVRVLLTPWMPSGVRAGKSKTTGVRPDPAVPALKDAAR, encoded by the coding sequence GTGAACCGCTTCTTCGACATTCCCAGCGACCTCCAGCACGACTGGTTCGGCCTCATCGGGCTGCATCTGCGCGAGGCGCTGCTGCCGGTGCTCGGCGGGCTGCTCCTCGCGCTCCCGCTGGCCCAGCTGTGCGTGCGGCTGCGCTGGCTGTACCCGCCCGTCCTCTGGGTGACGACCGTGCTCTACGCCATCCCGTCCCTGGCCTTCTTCGTCGTCCTCATCGACTACACGGGGCAGACCGAACTGACGGTGATGATCCCGCTCACCGTCTACACCCTGGTCGTACTCGTCCCGGCGATCGTCGACGGCGTCCGCTCGGTGCCGCAGGAGACCCTCGCCGCCGCCACCGCCATGGGCTTCGGGCCCGTACGCCGTTACATCCAGGTCCAGTTGCCGATCGCGGTGCCCGCCATCATCGCCGGTCTGCGGGTGGCGACCGTGTCGAGCATCAGCCTCGTCAGCGTCGGCATGCTGATCGGCAACCAGGGCGCGCTCGGCAACCTGCTGCACGACGCGCAGATCTACAACCGGCCGGAACTCGCCTGGAACTCCGTGATCACCAGCGCCGCCCTTGCGGTCCTCGCGGACGCCCTGCTGGTCGTGGTGCGCGTCCTGCTCACCCCCTGGATGCCGAGTGGTGTGCGCGCCGGAAAGTCCAAGACCACCGGCGTCCGGCCCGATCCGGCCGTGCCCGCCCTTAAGGACGCAGCC